CCGGGTGGGATCCAACTCGTTACGGTATTCCTGAGGACATTGTCGCTCAGGTGGATCCTATGACTGTCTATGTTCTATGCTGTGTATCTGAGGCTATGTATAGTGCTGGACTAGAGGATCCATTTGAGCTGTACCGCCACATCCACGTATCTGAATTGGCTAACTGCGTCGGCACTGGTGCCGGAGGCTTGTTGGCTATGCGTGGCGTGTATCGGGACAGATATCTTGATCGACCTGTGCAAAGCGACATTCTCCAGGAGTCTTTCCTCAACGCCATGAACGCCTGGACGAATATGCTTTTAATGGGGGCTGCGGGTCCTATCAAGTCGCCCTCAGGCACATGTGCGACCTCGGTAGAGTCTATGGATATAGCCTGTGAAGCAATCCAGACACTTAAGGCCAAGGTTGCTATCGTTGGTGGCTCCGATGACTTCCAGGAAGAGATGTCCTATGAGTTCGGTAACATGAAGGCCACTGCCAACGCAGAGGAcgagttggagaagggatATCTTCCTTCAGAAATGTCCCGACCTACAGCATCCTCTCGCAGTGGCTTCGTCGAGTCCGCTGGCTGTGGTATCCAACTGGTCATGAGCGCCGAGCTAGCCCTTCAGATGGGCCTTCCCATCTACGGAATAGTCGCTTACTCCCAAATGGCAGGCGATAAGGTCGGCCGGTCTGTGCCTGCACCAGGCCAGGGTGTACTCACGGCCGCCCGGGAAAGCATTGATGCGGCGCAATCACCCTTACTGGATGTGCAATACCGCAAGGCACGATTGGACGAAGCTGTCTCTGAGATCAAGAGATGGCGACACACAGAGTCACAGAAGCTCATCGCGTCCACGACCTCTAAGGAGTTCAAAGATCTCGATGCGCACCTGCaacacatcaacaacatcgcCGCGACCCGCATCCGGGATGCTCAGTGGACATGGAATAATAACATCCGTCATATAGATCCCACTATTGCTCCCATGCGCGCCGCCCTGGCAACGTGGGGGTTGAGTGTCGACGACATTCAAGTGGCGTCCTTCCACGGCACGTCAACCAAGGCCAATGACAAGAATGAAAGCAACGTTATCAACCAGCAAATGACTCACCTGTCGCGCACGGTTGGCAACCCACTTCTCGTCATATGCCAGAAATCCCTGACAGGCCACCCGAAGGGTGCAGCCGGAGCGTGGATGTTCAATGGCTGTCTCCAGGCTCTCCAAACCGGAATTGTACCCGGCAACAGGAATGCAGATAATGTCGACGTGGCGCTCCAGCAGTTCAAACATCTGGTTTACCCATCACAGACGATCCATACATCAGGTATCAAGGCATTCATGTTGACATCGTTCGGCTTCGGACAGAAGGGTGGCCTCGTTGTTGGTATCGCCCCTCGCTATCTCTTCTCCACTATTACGGCCAATAAGTTTGAAGATTACCGCGAGCGGGTGCTTCAACGCCAGCAAAAGATTATTCCCGTGTTCCAAAGGCGTATGGCACAGGGCCGTCTTTTCCAGATCAAAGATCAGTCGGCTTGGACAAGTCATCAAGAAAAGGACGTCTTTCTCAATCCCCAGGCCCGTGTCGCTCAGAAGTCTACTGGCGAATACAGCTTTCCAACGACGGTTGCGCCAGTTGCATCATCACTGCCCGCGAGAACTGTTTCCGACGACAAGCAGCTCTTCGCTAGATCTTCTGATCAATGGCTGCGCGACAGCATAAGTAAGGAGCAGGGAAATGTGTCCGTTGGTGTAGACATTGAGTCTATCTCCAGTGTCAATATCGAGGATGAAATATTCCTGGAACGCAACTTCACGCCAGGGGAGCTCAAATACTGTCAAGGTAGCCCAGATAAGCAAGCAAGCCTTTCAGGGCGCTGGGCGGCCAAGGAAGCGATCTTCAAGAGTCTACAGATACCGTCTGAAGGTGCAGGCGCTGCGATGCGGGATATTGAGATCGTCAGCAATGGTGCTCAGCCACCAACCGTTCTGGTAAGACCGAGCCCACTGGTCCTCTCGTTATAGCTGACCATTGCTTAGCTTCACAATCGGGCCAAATCGGCTGCCGATGCCCAAAAGGTGGAAGAGGTCCAGGTTAGTATCACGCACTCCCCAGAGAGTGCCATGGCTATTGCTTTAGCACGACGTCGTTTATAGAAGCGGTCTTGTTTTATTGTACGCTTTCAGAATGTTTATGCGGAGTTTACtgtttatatatagattgtGATACATGAATAGAGCTTGTTACCTGTCCAAGTCTCTTTAAGGGAAGGTTAATAGTTGCGAGGGCCAACCCTAGATCTCCAAGGTAAACTACCAAACAGTAGCCTTGGTCTATGTGCCAAAGCGCGGTATAGGAATCATCTCTATTTAACCAGTATATACGCTCCTAGTGGTATGCTACGAATGCCCCTCATCTCGTTTAATTAGACTTCCAAATCCATTCAATATCATCTCACATGTGCCTGTTGGCTCGTAGATCACCAGATCGCGCAGGCGCTTCAAACCTCTCGGGGCGAGCAGCTCGTCCGCACAAGCGTCCGAGCTTTCCACTGGACTCTGGCAAAGTCACCTCTTGGTAGGTGCATGTTTTGAGATACTTGCCGACCCACAGACCACCGGTGTATCGAGCTGTTGTCCGAGTAGGGAGGATATGGTTTGTTCCAATTACCTTAAAATAGTCAGTAGACCTACCCCTATCTGGTTTGTTTCTCCATTCTGATCACCTACCTTGTCACCGTATGAAACGCATGTGCTCTACCCAAGAAATAGCGCCCCATAATTGGACATCTTGTCCAACGCATCTCTCGGATTCTGAGTAAACACCTGAACCTGTTCACTAGCATAATGATCACCCAGCTCCCAAAGCTCCTCCAGAGTATCCACAATAATGACCTCCCCAAACGCATCCCACGATACCTTCGCCACATCTGGGGTTGACAGATCCGTCGCAGAGAGCAGCTTATTGACAATCTCAATCGTCTCCCTCCCAACCTTGGGACATGTCGTAATCAACACAGCGGGTGTATCCGGCCCATGCCCAGCCTGAGAGATCAAGTCCATAGCCACCGTGAACGGATCGGCCGTCTCATCCGCCAGGACGAGGACCTCGGTGGGACCAGCAAAAAGGTCAATGCCAACTTCACCAAACAGCTGCCGCTTACCCTCAGCCACGAATCGGTTTCCCGTGCCAGCCAGAAAATCGACTTTGCGGATTGTCTCGGTACCCACGGCTATGGCAGCTACTGCTGGTACGCTTCCTAGAAGCTAAATCTCGTCGGCTCCCGCCAGGTGCATGGCTGCAATCGTGCTATGTGGGATCTCGCCGTTTATCGGGGGTGTGCAGCCGATGACGTGCTTGACGCCAGCGACTTTGGACGTGAGGATCGTCATGTGTGCTGATGCGAGGAGTGGGTAACGGCCGCCTGGGATGTACGTATAACCTCGCTATGCCATTAGCCACCGTATCATGAGCATAAAGATGACTGCGGGATATCTTATGTAGAAAACAGGATAGTAGCATACGCCCCAACGGTATTAATGGGTACATTCCTCTGTCCAAGATGCACTCCAGGCTGAACCACAATTTCGAAATCCTTCAACGAGTTCTTCTGCGCTTCTGCGAAGGTTCGCACGTTTCTCTGGACCTCTTTGATGTCGGCGATGGTTTGCTCGGGACACATAGAAATTCAATTGATCGTGATAGTATCTACGCCCATGCTCTATTCTTGGCAATTATATCCATACACGGAGCTACAAGGGTATATCGAACTTCGTTGCGAGATGATCTTCAGTTCGTATCGCTCCAAAGGCCGAGGGGTATCCGAGTAGAAACTACAGATCAGACAAGTGGGCCGAGTGAGGTAGCATTCGGCTCGATTCCCAGGCTTGGAATCTGTAATACGACCCCGTCTGTGGGGCAACTTACCGCGACAAATGACCCTTGTAGTAATGCATGTTCGGCGAGTAGGCCGATGTCTTGGGGCCTTTGGTTCAGGGGCTTTTGCCTATTGACTGGGCGCATTTCATTCTTGTTTTGCACTCTGAAGGGCAGTAGCCGATACTAGTCTCGGGCTGTCGCTTGCATAGTACGAGAGGATGTTCTTGGTGTTGTTAGTTTCTACTCTGTATACGAGGGCTCTTTGCATGGATGTAGAATAGAAACTTGAACTGTAGCCTGAAGCCTGCAACGAGAACCTATTTGCGTTGTGTAGTATCATAGCTGCATTAGATCTTGTTACCCTAACACAATGTGAATTTCATAGAGAACAGTTCTAAGTATATAGCGCTATTCGGCTATTTACCTCAAATATACATGCTCACACCGATGGAGAGGACGAACAACCGCTCTATTGCAGACCGTCTTAGCTAGATAAAGTCCATCAACTCTTATTCCTCATCGCGCTGGTCCACTCCGCATGCTCCACAGCTCCATTTGACAAAGCCCTCTTAtccacagcagcagcagccctctcaatctcttcctcttccctctgAAGATACTTCTGTGGACGCCGTCGGCAGATAGCATCAGGATCTTTGGTGACTATCAACGCCGGATTAGACCGATAATACTCATCCATATCCTCAAGGCTTCGGTTCGCTACACATAACCATCAGCAAATACATCTTCCCACAACGAGAAGCCAGACAAACCTGTTTCAGGATAAAGGAAGTAAAGAATCGGTAGAAACGCAGCATTAGTGACCGTCCAGACGATCCAGAATTTCCAGTCTATATTCTTGATTCCGATGGGTGTTATTTCCACGACGACGAAATTTGTTATCCTTTCCATCCCGAGTTAGTAGTATACTGGGGAATACGGAGTGAGAAACAAACCAATCAGTGGCAGTCGCAACAGCCGCTCCCTTGGTCCTCATGGGAAGGGAATTGATCTCTGTGGGATATAGCCAAGGTACACCGAGCATACCGATGCCAAATGCGCCGTagtagaggaagaagaatgcaaCTGATGCAGAGGCAAACTTTTCGCCGTTGTCACTTATACGAGAGAACCGAAGTAGGATGGTAATGATGAGGAAACAGAGGAACTGGCCGAAAGTAGAGAGGAGCATCAAGCCTCGGCGACCCATTCTCTCGACTAGGAGGACTGCGAGGCCGGAGAATACAAGGTAGGATAGGGCGTTACATGCAGCTAGCAGACGGGCCATTGTATCGGAAAGCCCGACGGACTGGGTTCAATCATGCGTTAGATTGTTGTACAAAGTGGATCGGATGAAATGGGAGAGTTACTCACATCCATAAGCACCGTTGGCAGATAATATGACATGATATTGATTCCACCGAATTGCTGCATGAATTGACTGCCGGCACCGAGGAGAAGTCTGCGTAGGGTCTTGCTGTCATTCCCCTTTTTCTGACAGAGGTCTCGCCACCGCATGGAATTCTCGCGTTCGTATCGCACGCTAAACTCGATCTCGTTCCGTTGCGCGATGACGAAGGGGTCATCGATGGGTTTTGCCTCGAGGCAGCTGAGTACTACTgtggcttcttcttgtctcCCGTGGGCTATGAGCCATCTGCATGTCATTAGCAGGTTTAGtaatgagaaagaagctcAAACTGCCTACCGAGGGGACTCAGGAAGCCATGGTGTAGTGGACCACAGAataatcaagaagaagaattggAATGCTAGCGGGAAGCGCCAAGCGATGGAACCACCGACGAAGGAGAGACCATAATTGATCCAATTGACGAGGCAGAAGCCGAAGatattcatcatcatctcaaaGATGACCAGTTTACCACGCCATTTCAGCTGTGATGTCTCGGTTTGCCAGATAGGTGCAGTCGCAGTGTTAATTCCATTGCCGATACTATCGTTGAACATATCATCAATGCAACGGAACCAAGACAAGTTAATAGAGTAGTTAACGCTGTTCACTCACCCCAGAATAATGCGGCCTACAAACATCTGTGCCAAACTGAAAGAGGCAGCCTGCAATACAGCACCGATAGCCATAATCGTAGTTCCTAGCAGGATCGCCTTTTTCCGTCCTAGTTGCTCTCCGATTGTGAAGGCAACGATTGCACCGAAGAAACAGCCGACATCGTATATCGCTGTAACAGTGGAAAGCGTCTTGGTTTTCTCCGGACCGACCAGGTCATGGACTTCCAGAAAGTCTCGTGTGATAACCACGCCACCTGCGGTGTGTTAGAAAGATCCATGATTTATTCTAGGTAGTCTCACTGAAGACACCCTGGTCGTAACCGAACAAGGACATATCTGTTGCGCAGGCAACCTAATGAATTGTCAGCCCATCGTGATCGACGAAGGTGCTAAAATTGCCATACCGTAACCCAGAATGTGAGCCATCCTCCAGTCAAGCCAAAATAAGGCTTTTTTTCCCTGGTTAACACGGTCATATTTGAAATCGAATCTCCAGCGGGTCAATTATGATCAATCTGCCCTGGCGTGCTGGAACCAACGAACCACGTGAAACCGCGCATTTTTCGGGACCCATCGCATCTTATATAAGGTGGGATTGACATCCCAATTCCCAAAAAGAACGGGATGGAAGATCCACTCAACTACTTGTATAGTACATCGGCCGTTTGCGGACGTGGGGGAAATGTGGGGAGAATCTGGGGTAAAGAGGGGGTTACATAACCCTAAGCAAATAGGCCGGAGTTGGTAAATATTGCACGAGGTCGGAGAAAGTCCGGGAGGCAGGAATGGAGGAAGTACGGAAATCAAGGCGACTTTTCCCTCTCGCTTCGATTACCATCCGAGCGTCTTTCCCCAAATGGTTCACCAGCCGAATGTGGGTCACTGAGCATGGTAATTGCCAATAGcattccttgttttctttgacaGTAATGTCGTCTATCAATGTCTGGGATAGTAGATCCCAGTTCAGTTGGGTTGCCAGCTAGGGTATGTCTGCTGACCATGCAGTGCCAGGAATCCCGGGTCCCTTAATGGTCGACTACGGTATGTCATGTAATGCAAGGGTGCCTTGATGTGTTGTCCAGAGCGCCATCATGTCAAATCTGGAAATCTGTTACCGAGAGACAGGTCTAGACTTCAAGGACCTACTGTGAGGGTGAACATAAATAAGAAAGAGACCTCGTTCGAACAGTGTTCAATACTCCAAACTCATTATATAGTTGAAAACAAATTGCTACACCATGACCGCCGAATCATCTAATCTCGACCACACCCTCCCTTCCCGTCCGACGCCGTCGAAAAGTGCTGCTGTAGCCAACAATGAAGAGTCCAAATTGACCGCTCTCGAGAAGGCCGAGCTTGCCCTCGCAGACAAATACAGTTCGCCAGACGTTTACATCGACGGAGAAAAAGATACCTGCTGGCATCCGTGGCTTAATAATCTCGAGCTGAAGCCTTTGCGTTTCGAGTCCCGCACAGGTACATTCGTCGTCGTCTTACGCAGCTTGGAAGATACATGGTTGGGCAAGCACCGACATCGAGGCTCTGTCACTGCCGTTACCTTGAAGGGAGAATGGAACTACAAAGAGTACGTAGGGATCTCTGTTTATATACTCTGAAGGTGGACTGTGCTGACAGGCATCAGGTATGATTGGGTAGCCAAACCAGGAGACTACGTTGTGGAAAACCCGGGAACAATTCATACACTCCACATGTCCAAGGGAGCGGAGGTGGTTTTCACAATCACCGGTAGTTTGGAATAtttccatgatgatgatacccTGAAGAACACGATGGATATCTTCAGTTACGCTCATCTGTACTATGAGCATTGTAAAAAGCAGGGAATCAAGCCGAATGATGGGCTTTGGTACTAGGGAGAGTCAGACCAGTGTTTAGTTTCCTCTAATTATCTGTTTTGGAATGGCATTGTCTCAGTTCACAAATTGGCGAGTGAGCTAAAACATTAATTGAGTGTGTATTCACTACTGATGCTTGACCATCAGGCATTTATAGATCTCCCGTCTGCCTGAGTTAGTCTGCGCCCAACCCTCTAAGCTTCGATATCAAGCTTCACAAGAGGACCATAATAAACGTATCTTTTATAACAAAATAAGAATATCAAAAAATGCCACTAACACCAGCAAAGAGATTACCCCGCATGCAGCAATGGCCAAAACACTCGGAAAAGGTCCCACCTCGGCACGATTACCGATCAAGAAATACTCTCCGTATCCCCACAGGATTGATTCCCGTCTACGATATAATGCTCCTCGCCTGGGCATTTCAGCCATCATAGCGATAATGCGTACTTGGACTGGTAAGTGCATGAACTATAACATCAGATCTCCAGGCTTTGACATGGTTGTGACATACGGTGGTAGGTCAACAGGATCCGAGAGGAGATCGCCTGAGCTAAAGAAAGCACCGCCAGCTTAACATGCCGATCACGCAAGGTAAAATGTGACGAGAGGAAACCGCTTTGCCGAAACTGCGAACGATCTCGGGTTGAGTGTATTCCCAGTGATTTGGTCTCATTTAGACACTGGCAACATCCGTCACTTAGCAAGCATGGATACTTCGGCATTTGGGAACCGAGCCAGACCTGGGTGGAGGTTAGGATCTCGGCGTTGGATGTGACAGGCTGTATGAATACTAAGGTATTATTATATGTATCTGACGAATGCTGACACTAATTAATTGGGTGTAGATGAGTTTGTAGATGAGACCGACACGATAGCAGATGAGTACGAAATTATTAACGATAAGCCGATGGTACAAAGTCCGGACCATCATGGTGAGCTATGTCGGAACGGAGTCCGCAATACAACAACccctgatggagatggtgcTTTTCATGTAATGGATCAGGCAGGTACAGCACCGTTATTATCCCGTTCAACTTACTCTGAGGCTAGAGGGGATGCCCTAGAACATTCAACACCCACAAAGGCTGAGCAGGCATCTTGGCATAATGATACCTCTTCTGTGCAATGTCGAGCACAGTCCGATAGGACCAACGATGGTGAAATGACCCTACACACCGCTACAAGTAGATCTAGCAGCTCTACTGCTAACATAGGGGTCACAGCAACTAAAGGAGCACAGGTTCTGTCGTCAATGAGGAGCCATGCTTTAGTCCCTCAACTGAGCTACAATATATCATCACCCCTGTCGCAGAGCTCACAGAGATACTGGAGCCAAGATAGCCCTTTCACTCCGATATCCCTCTCAGCAACCCAAGAGAAGTCAATACCGCCAGCCCCTCTAAGCTCACAGGAAGAAGCATGGCTTCTGCGTCAGTTTAGCGCCGAAGTAGGTACCTGGATGGACCTCTCAGATCTGTCAGAAACTTCTCAAAAAGAATCTGTCGCTTGGCAATGCAAGACCCGTTGCTCAAAGCAGCAAGTATCGCATGCGCTGCGAAGCAACAATTCTTAATCGGACAACTACCAGACGGCAGGGACATTGCACGAAGAAATTACAATACGGcaatttctcttctgatAGATAGGCTTGGGAATAATGATGAGCCACTCGTCAGCTACGGATTTGCAGCCACTGTCATTTGCTCTTGTTATGCAATGTTAGATGCACCGGCATCAGACTGGCAGAGACACCTCGATGGGGTATTCTCTTTCAGCAAAGTGCGCAGAGTAAACGGATCCTCTGGTGGAATGGAGCAGGCTAGCTTTTGGTCTATCGCGCGGCAAGAAGTCGTTTGCTCCATTATGCATCGCTCAGAGTTGAGGCTAGACCCCGATTTATGGGCAATTGATTTGGAGCATATTGGCCAGGAAGGGAGTGAGGACTTGGTTAACAATCAGTGGGTGTTTTTTTGTGAGCCTTTCCTTTTATCAGCATTGTTGATGCTGACCCATAAAGGGTTCTGACAATTCTCGCAAAAGTGGTAAACTTCATGGCGTGCTCACACACCACTTCTCCCAGTGACGGGCTCGATCAATGGTACAAGCTGCGTGACCTTCTAGAGCACTGGAATCGCTCAGTGAAGGACAGAAGCTTCATGGACCCAGTCTCGGTATACAAGACGATAAGCCCTTTACAACGATATGGTTTGCGAGAAGTGTTTGCGGTAAGGTATTCCATAAACCAGAAGATGCAGCTCTTGATATCTTACAGCTTCCTCGTGGCAGATGTTTCACCTTGCCCAGATCCTACTCTTTACATCCTGCCCTACGCAAGACTGTAGCTGTCTTGTCGCTTTCAGGAGAATAGAGGTTAGCATGTCCAATAACAACCTCGCAAACGAAGCTCAGCCATCGGTAGGGAAAACTACTATACTACGCTAGACAAATATGTGGGATAGCACAAAGCAAGCCATACGGAAGTTGTCGAGTAAACTCGGTACAGCCGATTTACTACGGTGTGTGTTATTGGCTCCTCTGTGTCTGTCCAGAGTACCTGACGTTTCTCAATTATAGCTGGATGTTGTTTTAGCAACAATGATGAACGGGAAGCGGCTATTATGCTTCTTGAGGATATCGAAAATGACCTCGGCTGGGCAGCCAAGTATCGCGCCTGGGATCTACGAAAGCTGTGTACAGACATTTAGATACTCCCAAGCCAGGTGTACGTGTCACTAGGAGCATTAGCGACGCTGCGAGCTTTGTCGCTTGGCGAGAGCTTTTCATGGAAAATTGCTAAGAACAATTATTAAGATAAACGTATCAATTCCCAAGCGATTAGTTTTCACCAATCGGCGACTGGGGTGTAGCTCACAGCTTAAATTCCCGAAAGGGTCTGAAATGGCAATGGATAATCATCAAGTACAAATAAAATCACGAGCTTGATAGAAATCCAAAAGATGCGCAAATACAGTGGTATCCAACATAAGAAATTAGTTAAAGACCTCCCAGACGTTTTCATGGGATCAATCTAGTTCGCACGCATGACCCGCTCTAGTCGGCACCGCAAGAAATGCTGGAACCACAGCGGATAACCGCGAAGACGCTGGGCGATAGTACCGGAGGTACCAGGTAAAAGGACATTACCGCTCTCGCCAGTCAAAACTTGATCAACAATGCCTTCTGCGACTGTCTCGGGGTCTAGAAGAGGAGCTAAAAAGGTATCCTTTGGGGATAGCTTGCTAATCAAGGTAGTGCGCGTGAAGCCCTGGGTAACTAGTACGGTACGGACGCGTGGAGCCTGGTAGCGCGTAACCAACTCGGCAGCCAGACCCTCGTGGAAAGCGATAGCAGCGGCCTTGGAAGCCGAGTAGTCGACCATGCTGGGAGTGACGGTGTAGCCGGACTGGGAGGCGACGGTCACCACCATGCCGTGGTTGCTTGCGATCATGTCCGGCAGGAATTCCTGTGCCAGCCAATAGTGCGAGAGAGTGTTCACATCAAACAAGCGTCGAGTGATGGCCTCCGTGGTGCCGAGGATGGTCTTGCCGGTCAGGATACCCGCATTGTTGATTAGGATGGTTGGTTTGCCGAACGAGGCCCGAATCTTGCTGGCCACCTCGGCGATGTTCTCTGGGGAAGTAATATCGCATTCGTAGTAGCGCACACTGCTTGGCAGTGAATCTTCCGGGGCCGCGATGTCCAGGATGGCGACCTTGATGCCGCGATCGCCGAACAGCTGCGCAACCCGCCGTCCAATCCCGCCGCTGCCACCGGTGAGAACCACGACTTCACGGTTCCAGTCATAGTGGTCCTTCAGGCCATTATTAATGGAACGACGGTCCAGCCATGCCCCGAGCCGACTAAAAACCGCCAACGAGGCTAGCACTTTGAGGGCCTTGAGCACCTCCGGGCGTGACTCGAGAATTTCGCGGCCTTTGACAGTATACTGGGCTAGTGCTAGCAAGGGTATCATCTTCCAGGGGCTGAGTAGGGTGCGGTGGATCAAGTTGCCGACCACGTCGACCGTGAACCCTGGCTTTTGTCAGCACAATCATAGCAAAACGGAGTGGTGGTCAGCGCACCTTCTCTCGAGGGCCATCTCTTCCCCTGTGGTGCCATTCTGCCGGGATTATTCCAGTCTGTCCAACTTCTACCAGAGGTGGAGAATATGTAATGGAATAGGCCAAAAtgcaacagaagaagagacggGGGCCATATCTGACCAGATATGACAGATGATCTGCAAAGCCAAGATGAACCAAAAATGCGGGGCAACCGAGGTCCCCCCATAAAATGCATTTGATCTTGCATTCAAATTTATACAGTGCGATGATCAAGAATGCATAAACATAATACATCCTTGCAGGTAAACATGTCTATCCCACTGTTGCATAAGAGCTGACTTAATCTAGTGTGGTACTATATTAGCTTGCCTTCGTAACCTACTACTTTATAATACATAGTTCTTCTACAAAACTTAGCTAGTTTTTTCACAAGCAGTTAAGATGTCTAAGGACCCTTTGGACTCTTAAGACTGATGTTATGTATTATTCTTCTGACCGTGTGATCGGATGAAGGTCCGGTATAAGCGGAGCTCTCGCAGGTTGACGCACTGGCAGAAATGCTTTCCTAACGCTCTGTAACATTTCCAGGAATGCCACTACATAGTGAGTGCTAGTCAAAGTTCCTTAAGATGATATGGAACTCACCTAGTCGATATTCAAGCTGGTTCTATCGCGCGAGGCTATTATGGCCCGAATATTTAGGgttcaacaccaacatcccTACGCTCACGTGGAGAGGATAACCCTACAGGGTCATAAGGGTTGGAAGCAGATGGCAAATGGGATGCAGGCACACCCACGAACCTAGGCCAGCGTATCTTCTTTGGAGCAGTCGAACAATGGGCTGTATCCACATTGAGAAAGTTGCCTTCAGGTAGGCATCAAATCAGACCTCACCTACAAATGTTAGTTCTCTGCCTGCTTTCTCCATCACGGAGAGGATTCCCGTGAATTGTGGCTTCAACATTAGTTGCTTTTCAAGGACGTTTCCTTTTTATACCTCTTCGTCTCCGGTTAGTCGGAGTGTTTTCTATCTACGCACTACCCTGCTTCTTACCCGCTGTGACCAGCTCCCTCGGCTCCTTAAGTTCTACTTCTGCCGGCGTCGTGGCCTGCTTCGATGCGTGCATGGCGATCGATCCTCTGACATCGGGGGTTGTCTTTGATAGAATTGGAAGTATACGTACATTACTGGTAACTATGACTCTGAATGGCATCTCAATATTCCCTTTATGGTCCTTTGTCTCTAAACTTGCCATCCTAATCGGATTCTCTCCTCAACGTGCTCACTAACAGCACCTTCTTCGTAGTGCTATACACTACCATGGGTAAGGGTATAATGAAAAGTTATATGTATGTTCCATT
This window of the Aspergillus flavus chromosome 8, complete sequence genome carries:
- a CDS encoding putative histidinol dehydrogenase, whose product is MYPLIPLGRSVPAVAAIAVGTETIRKVDFLAGTGNRFVAEGKRQLFGEVGIDLFAGPTEVLVLADETADPFTVAMDLISQAGHGPDTPAVLITTCPKVGRETIEIVNKLLSATDLSTPDVAKVSWDAFGEVIIVDTLEELWELGDHYASEQVQVIGTNHILPTRTTARYTGGLWVGKYLKTCTYQEVTLPESSGKLGRLCGRAARPERFEAPARSGDLRANRHM
- a CDS encoding putative MFS sugar transporter encodes the protein MGPEKCAVSRDSISNMTVLTREKKPYFGLTGGWLTFWVTVACATDMSLFGYDQGVFSGVVITRDFLEVHDLVGPEKTKTLSTVTAIYDVGCFFGAIVAFTIGEQLGRKKAILLGTTIMAIGAVLQAASFSLAQMFVGRIILGIGNGINTATAPIWQTETSQLKWRGKLVIFEMMMNIFGFCLVNWINYGLSFVGGSIAWRFPLAFQFFFLIILWSTTPWLPESPRWLIAHGRQEEATVVLSCLEAKPIDDPFVIAQRNEIEFSVRYERENSMRWRDLCQKKGNDSKTLRRLLLGAGSQFMQQFGGINIMSYYLPTVLMDSVGLSDTMARLLAACNALSYLVFSGLAVLLVERMGRRGLMLLSTFGQFLCFLIITILLRFSRISDNGEKFASASVAFFFLYYGAFGIGMLGVPWLYPTEINSLPMRTKGAAVATATDWITNFVVVEITPIGIKNIDWKFWIVWTVTNAAFLPILYFLYPETANRSLEDMDEYYRSNPALIVTKDPDAICRRRPQKYLQREEEEIERAAAAVDKRALSNGAVEHAEWTSAMRNKS
- a CDS encoding RmlC-like cupin domain-containing protein; translation: MTAESSNLDHTLPSRPTPSKSAAVANNEESKLTALEKAELALADKYSSPDVYIDGEKDTCWHPWLNNLELKPLRFESRTGTFVVVLRSLEDTWLGKHRHRGSVTAVTLKGEWNYKEYDWVAKPGDYVVENPGTIHTLHMSKGAEVVFTITGSLEYFHDDDTLKNTMDIFSYAHLYYEHCKKQGIKPNDGLWY
- a CDS encoding short chain dehydrogenase/reductase family protein, with protein sequence MAPQGKRWPSREGFTVDVVGNLIHRTLLSPWKMIPLLALAQYTVKGREILESRPEVLKALKVLASLAVFSRLGAWLDRRSINNGLKDHYDWNREVVVLTGGSGGIGRRVAQLFGDRGIKVAILDIAAPEDSLPSSVRYYECDITSPENIAEVASKIRASFGKPTILINNAGILTGKTILGTTEAITRRLFDVNTLSHYWLAQEFLPDMIASNHGMVVTVASQSGYTVTPSMVDYSASKAAAIAFHEGLAAELVTRYQAPRVRTVLVTQGFTRTTLISKLSPKDTFLAPLLDPETVAEGIVDQVLTGESGNVLLPGTSGTIAQRLRGYPLWFQHFLRCRLERVMRAN